A stretch of the Phyllopteryx taeniolatus isolate TA_2022b chromosome 5, UOR_Ptae_1.2, whole genome shotgun sequence genome encodes the following:
- the dnaja2b gene encoding dnaJ homolog subfamily A member 2b → MSKVADTKLYDILGVSPSASENELKKAYRKLAKEYHPDKNPDAGDKFKEISFAYEVLTTPEKKELYDRYGEQGLREGGGGGPGMDDIFSHIFGGGLFGFMGGQGRGRNGGRRRGEDMVHPLKVSLEDLYNGKTTKLQLSKDVLCGACNGQGGKAGAVQKCVACRGLGMRVVIRQLAPGMVQQVQSVCTDCKGEGEFINEKDRCKKCEGRKVSQETKLLEVHVDKGMKHGQKITFTGEADQTPGLEPGDIVLVLQEKEHEEFRREGSDLHMVQHIGLVEALCGFQMTVTHLDGRQLLVKYPPGKVIEPGCIRMVKGEGMPQYRNPFEKGDLYIKFDVQFPENNWISPEKLNELECLLPSRAEDPLISADAEEVDLTDFDRSQGSGGGARREAYNDSSDEEGGHHGPGVQCAHQ, encoded by the exons ATGTCGAAAGTTGCGGACACTAAGCTCTACGACATCCTCGGCGTCTCCCCGTCGGCCTCTGAAAATGAACTTAAGAAG GCCTACCGCAAATTGGCTAAAGAGTACCATCCTGACAAGAACCCAGATGCTGGAGACAAG TTCAAAGAAATCAGTTTTGCATATGAAGTACTGACAACCCCAGAGAAGAAGGAGCTCTATGACCGCTATGGAGAACAGGGACTACGGGAGGGTGGAGGCGGTGGGCCGGGTATGGACGATATCTTCTCTCACATTTTTGGCGGAGGACTCTTTGGGTTCATGGGGGGACAGGGCAGAGGCCGCAACGGAGGACGGAGGCGAGGCGAAGACATGGTGCACCCTCTGAA AGTTTCACTTGAAGACCTCTACAATGGTAAAACTACTAAACTCCAGCTGAGCAAGGATGTGCTTTGTGGTGCCTGCAATGG TCAGGGGGGCAAGGCAGGCGCAGTGCAGAAGTGTGTGGCATGCAGAGGACTAGGTATGAGGGTGGTCATCAGACAGCTGGCCCCTGGTATGGTCCAACAGGTGCAGTCAGTCTGTACAGACTGCAAAGGAGAGG GCGAGTTCATCAATGAGAAGGATCGCTGTAAAAAGTGTGAAGGTCGTAAAGTTAGTCAGGAAACAAAGCTGCTAGAGGTACACGTGGACAAAGGCATGAAACACGGACAAAAGATCACATTCACCGGGGAAGCTGACCAAACGCCAGGCCTAGAACCCGGAGACATTGTCCTGGTCCTACAGGAGAAAGAACACGAG GAATTCCGCCGAGAAGGCAGCGACCTTCACATGGTGCAGCACATTGGCCTGGTTGAGGCTCTGTGTGGCTTCCAGATGACTGTCACACACCTAGATGGACGCCAGCTGCTTGTCAAGTACCCCCCTGGCAAGGTCATAGAACCAG GCTGCATTCGCATGGTGAAGGGAGAGGGAATGCCACAGTACAGAAACCCCTTTGAGAAGGGAGACCTCTACATTAAGTTTGATGTGCAATTCCCGGAAAACAACTGGATTAGCCCCGAGAAGCTGAAC GAGCTGGAGTGCCTGCTGCCGAGCCGCGCTGAAGATCCCCTCATTTCCGCTGACGCTGAGGAAGTGGACCTGACGGATTTTGACAGGAGTCAAGGGTCGGGTGGGGGCGCCCGGAGAGAGGCCTACAATGACAGCTCCGACGAGGAGGGCGGCCATCACGGCCCGGGGGTCCAGTGCGCGCACCAATAG
- the ppp6r2b gene encoding serine/threonine-protein phosphatase 6 regulatory subunit 2 isoform X2 has protein sequence MFWKFDLHTASHLEALLDKEDVTLAELMDEDDVLQECKAQNRRLLLFLCQDQCMQELVRKITTEPPSGIEETKRFKYSNIACELLTSDVGVINDKLGNEEPLLETLYAFLEQPSPLNPLLSSFFSKTIGNLIARKTEQVISFLRRKEGFLSLVLKHIDTSAMMDVLLRLISCVEPPPLRLETLAWLNEEKLAQRLVEIIHPKIDEERQSNASQTLCDIIRLSRDQANQLQEMSQPDPLLTVLESQECVEQLLQNMFSGDGTESCIVNGIQVLLTLLEIRRPVVDGVMDARGFERSYTVNSSILLAIQPHLLHFHQLVLEPPKRNPMLTTLGVLEEPLGNTRLHVARLVASLLYTSSASHAVIAQELCRLNTIDVLLNLFFKYTWNNFLHLQVELCVAAILRPCAHEMRLQPGLVSQDNVKLPQDASQEQALTEVAVTHDNSAHNLLVTHLFQHCRLIQRILLAWEENDKTQSEAGMRRGYMGHLTRIANTVVHNLEKGPVHTQISNLISELPDDCRGRWETFVNQTLSETNRRNTIDLVGSGNPRPSSEDDMESPFPKELTLQQAFSDYQIQQMTANFVDQFGFNDDEFTDHDDSIGATFNRIAEMNINIDVGQDSANMASFDACAKERIQAFDDDEEDIWEEKEINYATQTKSRNRFGGSQAAQGQVPRKAYDRSVASDKAPSSDSDEGEELKDDIDPFSSQAEATKNSGWIADFGEVNSKAPAAGVGFAAWDSPQPTATETEEKGWAQFTDFQPFCCSETGPRCSSPVDSDLSTKPSQNPCVWSVCGARKAPLVASDSSSSSSSDTDEDESKTGSASAQTATTETINTGAGKETFRLTVDAKNERAVFSRVFRPATRRYVERGMIS, from the exons ATGTTTTGGAAGTTTGACCTACACACAGCTTCTCATCTGGAGGCTCTACTGGACAAGGAGGATGTCACGCTCGCTGAGCTTATGGACGAGGACGACGTGCTGCAAGAGTGCAAGGCTCAGAACAGGAG ACTCCTCCTGTTCCTGTGCCAGGATCAGTGCATGCAGGAGCTGGTCCGCAAGATTACCACAGAGCCTCCTTCTGGTATAGAGGAGACCAAGCGATTTAA GTATTCGAACATAGCATGCGAGTTGTTGACAAGTGATGTGGGCGTGATCAACGACAAGCTGGGCAATGAGGAGCCTCTCCTGGAAACCCTGTACGCCTTCCTGGAGCAGCCCTCCCCGCTGAACCCCTTGCTGTCATCCTTCTTCAGCAAGACCATTGGAAACCTCATCGCACGGAAGACTGAGCAG GTGATTAGTTTCCTGCGGCGGAAGGAGGGATTTTTGTCCTTGGTTCTAAAGCACATCGACACGTCAGCCATGATGGATGTCCTGCTACGACTTATCAGCTGCGTGGAGCCGCCCCCACTTCGACTGGAGACTCTGGCT TGGCTGAATGAAGAAAAGCTGGCCCAGAGACTCGTAGAAATTATTCATCCAAAGATTGATGAAGAG AGGCAGTCCAACGCTTCTCAGACTTTGTGCGACATCATTCGTTTAAGCAGAGACCAGGCTAATCAGCTTCAGGAGATGTCCCAGCCTGACCCTTTGCTGACCGTGCTGGAATC GCAGGAGTGTGTGGAGCAGCTGTTACAGAACATGTTCTCAGGAGACGGGACTGAGAGCTGCATTGTCAACGGGATTCAAGTTCTGCTCACATTGCTAGAAATCAGGAGGCCTGT CGTGGATGGTGTAATGGACGCTCGGGGGTTTGAGAGAAGTTACACAGTGAACAGCAGCATCCTGTTGGCCATTCAGCCGCACTTGCTCCACTTCCACCAGCTAGTTCTGGAGCCTCCCAAA CGAAATCCTATGCTGACGACTTTGGGTGTGCTGGAGGAACCTTTGGGGAACACGCGGCTGCACGTAGCCAGACTAGTGGCCTCCCTGCTCTACACCAGCTCCGCCAGCCACGCAGTTATAGCGCAGGAACTCTGCCGACTCAATACAATAGATGTGCTTTTG AACTTGTTCTTTAAGTACACGTGGAACAACTTCCTGCACCTTCAAGTGGAGCTTTGCGTGGCGGCCATCCTGCGGCCCTGCGCCCACGAAATGAGACTTCAGCCAGGCCTCGTCTCCCAGGACAACGTTAAGCTTCCTCAGGATGCGTCGCAAGAGCAGGCTTTGACGGAGGTCGCAGTCACCCATGACAATTCTGCACATAATTTATTGGTTACTCAC TTGTTTCAGCATTGCCGGCTTATTCAGAGGATTCTACTGGCCTGGGAAGAGAATGATAAAACCCA GTCAGAAGCTGGAATGAGGAGAGGCTACATGGGGCATCTGACAAGGATCGCCAACACTGTTGTCCACAATCTGGAGAAAGGCCCGGTTCACACCCAGATTAGTAATCTTATCAGTG AGTTACCAGATGACTGCAGAGGCCGTTGGGAGACTTTTGTTAACCAGACCCTTTCAGAAACCAACAGGAGAAACACCATAGATCTG GTCGGCAGCGGTAACCCACGGCCTTCCTCGGAAGACGACATGGAGAGCCCCTTCCCAAAAGAACTGACACTACAGCAG gCTTTCTCAGACTACCAAATTCAGCAGATGACTGCAAATTTTGTGGATCAGTTTGGTTTCAACGACGACGAGTTCACAGACCACGACGACAGTATCGG GGCAACGTTTAATCGAATCGCAGAGATGAATATTAACATCGACGTGGGCCAGGACAGT GCCAATATGGCTTCGTTTGACGCCTGCGCCAAGGAGAGGATTCAAGCCTTTGACGATGACGAAGAGGACATCTGGGAGGAAAAAGAAATCAATTATGCAACACAAACCAAGTCAAGGAACAG GTTTGGTGGGTCCCAGGCCGCCCAAGGCCAAGTCCCGAGGAAAGCGTATGATAGGTCAGTAGCTTCTGACAAAGCACCAAGCTCAGACTCTGACGAAGGAGAGGAGCTGAAAGACGACATTGATCCTTTCTCCAGCCAGGCAGAGGCCACAAAGA ACTCCGGCTGGATTGCGGACTTTGGGGAGGTGAACTCAAAAGCTCCCGCGGCAGGCGTCGGCTTCGCAGCCTGGGACAGTCCCCAGCCCACCGCCACTGAGACAGAGGAGAAGGGCTGGGCCCAGTTTACAGACTTTCAGCCTTTCTGCTG TTCTGAAACAGGCCCCCGATGCAGCTCACCCGTGGACTCGGACCTTAGCACTAAACCGAGCCAGAACC CCTGCGTGTGGAGCGTATGCGGGGCGAGGAAAGCCCCCCTGGTGGCGTCGGACAGCTCCTCGTCCAGCAGCTCCGACACAGACGAAGACGAGAGCAAGACGGGGTCCGCGTCAGCCCAGACGGCAACCACGGAGACCATCAACACGGGTGCCGGCAAGGAGACCTTCCGGCTCACCGTGGATGCTAAGAACGAGCGCGCCGTGTTCAGCAG
- the ppp6r2b gene encoding serine/threonine-protein phosphatase 6 regulatory subunit 2 isoform X1, translating into MFWKFDLHTASHLEALLDKEDVTLAELMDEDDVLQECKAQNRRLLLFLCQDQCMQELVRKITTEPPSGIEETKRFKYSNIACELLTSDVGVINDKLGNEEPLLETLYAFLEQPSPLNPLLSSFFSKTIGNLIARKTEQVISFLRRKEGFLSLVLKHIDTSAMMDVLLRLISCVEPPPLRLETLAWLNEEKLAQRLVEIIHPKIDEERQSNASQTLCDIIRLSRDQANQLQEMSQPDPLLTVLESQECVEQLLQNMFSGDGTESCIVNGIQVLLTLLEIRRPVVDGVMDARGFERSYTVNSSILLAIQPHLLHFHQLVLEPPKRNPMLTTLGVLEEPLGNTRLHVARLVASLLYTSSASHAVIAQELCRLNTIDVLLNLFFKYTWNNFLHLQVELCVAAILRPCAHEMRLQPGLVSQDNVKLPQDASQEQALTEVAVTHDNSAHNLLVTHLFQHCRLIQRILLAWEENDKTQSEAGMRRGYMGHLTRIANTVVHNLEKGPVHTQISNLISELPDDCRGRWETFVNQTLSETNRRNTIDLVGSGNPRPSSEDDMESPFPKELTLQQAFSDYQIQQMTANFVDQFGFNDDEFTDHDDSIGATFNRIAEMNINIDVGQDSANMASFDACAKERIQAFDDDEEDIWEEKEINYATQTKSRNRFGGSQAAQGQVPRKAYDRSVASDKAPSSDSDEGEELKDDIDPFSSQAEATKNSGWIADFGEVNSKAPAAGVGFAAWDSPQPTATETEEKGWAQFTDFQPFCCSETGPRCSSPVDSDLSTKPSQNPCVWSVCGARKAPLVASDSSSSSSSDTDEDESKTGSASAQTATTETINTGAGKETFRLTVDAKNERAVFSSHTEKTAAEDKVEGNEADADSERKHGDCPSPAKSSPTQQPAAVTQEKQPSANGPA; encoded by the exons ATGTTTTGGAAGTTTGACCTACACACAGCTTCTCATCTGGAGGCTCTACTGGACAAGGAGGATGTCACGCTCGCTGAGCTTATGGACGAGGACGACGTGCTGCAAGAGTGCAAGGCTCAGAACAGGAG ACTCCTCCTGTTCCTGTGCCAGGATCAGTGCATGCAGGAGCTGGTCCGCAAGATTACCACAGAGCCTCCTTCTGGTATAGAGGAGACCAAGCGATTTAA GTATTCGAACATAGCATGCGAGTTGTTGACAAGTGATGTGGGCGTGATCAACGACAAGCTGGGCAATGAGGAGCCTCTCCTGGAAACCCTGTACGCCTTCCTGGAGCAGCCCTCCCCGCTGAACCCCTTGCTGTCATCCTTCTTCAGCAAGACCATTGGAAACCTCATCGCACGGAAGACTGAGCAG GTGATTAGTTTCCTGCGGCGGAAGGAGGGATTTTTGTCCTTGGTTCTAAAGCACATCGACACGTCAGCCATGATGGATGTCCTGCTACGACTTATCAGCTGCGTGGAGCCGCCCCCACTTCGACTGGAGACTCTGGCT TGGCTGAATGAAGAAAAGCTGGCCCAGAGACTCGTAGAAATTATTCATCCAAAGATTGATGAAGAG AGGCAGTCCAACGCTTCTCAGACTTTGTGCGACATCATTCGTTTAAGCAGAGACCAGGCTAATCAGCTTCAGGAGATGTCCCAGCCTGACCCTTTGCTGACCGTGCTGGAATC GCAGGAGTGTGTGGAGCAGCTGTTACAGAACATGTTCTCAGGAGACGGGACTGAGAGCTGCATTGTCAACGGGATTCAAGTTCTGCTCACATTGCTAGAAATCAGGAGGCCTGT CGTGGATGGTGTAATGGACGCTCGGGGGTTTGAGAGAAGTTACACAGTGAACAGCAGCATCCTGTTGGCCATTCAGCCGCACTTGCTCCACTTCCACCAGCTAGTTCTGGAGCCTCCCAAA CGAAATCCTATGCTGACGACTTTGGGTGTGCTGGAGGAACCTTTGGGGAACACGCGGCTGCACGTAGCCAGACTAGTGGCCTCCCTGCTCTACACCAGCTCCGCCAGCCACGCAGTTATAGCGCAGGAACTCTGCCGACTCAATACAATAGATGTGCTTTTG AACTTGTTCTTTAAGTACACGTGGAACAACTTCCTGCACCTTCAAGTGGAGCTTTGCGTGGCGGCCATCCTGCGGCCCTGCGCCCACGAAATGAGACTTCAGCCAGGCCTCGTCTCCCAGGACAACGTTAAGCTTCCTCAGGATGCGTCGCAAGAGCAGGCTTTGACGGAGGTCGCAGTCACCCATGACAATTCTGCACATAATTTATTGGTTACTCAC TTGTTTCAGCATTGCCGGCTTATTCAGAGGATTCTACTGGCCTGGGAAGAGAATGATAAAACCCA GTCAGAAGCTGGAATGAGGAGAGGCTACATGGGGCATCTGACAAGGATCGCCAACACTGTTGTCCACAATCTGGAGAAAGGCCCGGTTCACACCCAGATTAGTAATCTTATCAGTG AGTTACCAGATGACTGCAGAGGCCGTTGGGAGACTTTTGTTAACCAGACCCTTTCAGAAACCAACAGGAGAAACACCATAGATCTG GTCGGCAGCGGTAACCCACGGCCTTCCTCGGAAGACGACATGGAGAGCCCCTTCCCAAAAGAACTGACACTACAGCAG gCTTTCTCAGACTACCAAATTCAGCAGATGACTGCAAATTTTGTGGATCAGTTTGGTTTCAACGACGACGAGTTCACAGACCACGACGACAGTATCGG GGCAACGTTTAATCGAATCGCAGAGATGAATATTAACATCGACGTGGGCCAGGACAGT GCCAATATGGCTTCGTTTGACGCCTGCGCCAAGGAGAGGATTCAAGCCTTTGACGATGACGAAGAGGACATCTGGGAGGAAAAAGAAATCAATTATGCAACACAAACCAAGTCAAGGAACAG GTTTGGTGGGTCCCAGGCCGCCCAAGGCCAAGTCCCGAGGAAAGCGTATGATAGGTCAGTAGCTTCTGACAAAGCACCAAGCTCAGACTCTGACGAAGGAGAGGAGCTGAAAGACGACATTGATCCTTTCTCCAGCCAGGCAGAGGCCACAAAGA ACTCCGGCTGGATTGCGGACTTTGGGGAGGTGAACTCAAAAGCTCCCGCGGCAGGCGTCGGCTTCGCAGCCTGGGACAGTCCCCAGCCCACCGCCACTGAGACAGAGGAGAAGGGCTGGGCCCAGTTTACAGACTTTCAGCCTTTCTGCTG TTCTGAAACAGGCCCCCGATGCAGCTCACCCGTGGACTCGGACCTTAGCACTAAACCGAGCCAGAACC CCTGCGTGTGGAGCGTATGCGGGGCGAGGAAAGCCCCCCTGGTGGCGTCGGACAGCTCCTCGTCCAGCAGCTCCGACACAGACGAAGACGAGAGCAAGACGGGGTCCGCGTCAGCCCAGACGGCAACCACGGAGACCATCAACACGGGTGCCGGCAAGGAGACCTTCCGGCTCACCGTGGATGCTAAGAACGAGCGCGCCGTGTTCAGCAG